A stretch of Lachancea thermotolerans CBS 6340 chromosome D complete sequence DNA encodes these proteins:
- the IML1 gene encoding GTPase-activating protein IML1 (similar to uniprot|P47170 Saccharomyces cerevisiae YJR138W IML1) — protein MRRRSNASELKLCFNHVSLNASADTNDCKAPYMNNDELSVSNTQPERRNFPESLQGFLIKRSDQNSQSARASNRATNSLKNMQIDSNTITIGGSTTPKRPGKYRLRMDLNVHNVGKVLPNQDSSAGTAIASGHSELSRSPSALPRRETATKKKKAFRLELGLHEFRFSEEQVLLDLSCVTGIKEGDLAELKTYQGKNGSKGKKIYFIVKAFDRDLRKRYKNAQISILSGQLQHTLGLPSRSKVWVKVKDKESTQADVVEINVKDCLIHRGDMWVFSSEITGGCVYCEQKLTFVDSVRATVKAIYREGKKVLSGYIGNQTKVVFRSESARLIFLIQITDEMWHFEENGDIYFYKVVNSVFPTIFKKWKNIGTHHTITIVFSASLDFSDVAFKDLPEGERPKNTKDYYRIVVDQVNIVHWTEIMKTLRREFKNIAKDLKTFKTEDGTSVLKGRFSPVIKSNILETMCLAATFVTNPFRQPDLRRTVAHVIIVSPGTGIYDVDYDLLKATSTKIQSLELSIDVLCLARPPLHIVPLLRFRDYENKLRYCAPSWINISFWRHSSNSSVWYPRCKMHDLQMMGLTETEMKEQVEIDYMDAPSAAESVMAMMKNHDEDIFSSQVSTDNVQDRYSVSSAPSNGKKATVKKSFKEISGKAPLAWNPPKSASPMVQSTASLQVFGDLAQSASTGLLDDKETKSSFTKLDKGSQKDSRAINTLKNATKSSNIAQRLVSKFLPEIESKNKKTSTNLPYNSSDSQSRHLALGNSPDIDDNGVHQQWPVLKKNLSSFERPDRKKTTFDVSSFCSQSFVGSPNRFTDSPRRSIDSPRPKYVAKELPQDMSATLFSWLEIKNVSRPISSERAGHLIAPQWKDVFPRYVAKKYSKWRSLTTPAELPITISSFPAKEDFEKNFTFTNHSVISNPDQEVGNQTAFDLLRDMIYVRLLAGFQICVGDSLERLESSKNNEGDTRRITKILTKHNYMDVKFFMMLGEEIHRLTCTLDGTIDVQRHIRKKLSESSFGVPTYCPEIKTRYENQYREIMTDPLKMNREKVNWNQLDQMLAGYEDSIIEQNKKRFRSKFVILPADVPENTISSTINGRSETLSAEEIRLEGFRRLISSIYRARLRNAQDEVSRSSRKEEIAPEVIFYTGSLFTFIDEQAEILRSSGKVKHDTIFIRDEDKLSKKVSLSKLAQEMQHGKNSLNLVNRKWHWKRHNNCFIGSEFVNWLIENFLDIDTRDEAVIYGQDLMYQGLFVHVENRHGFLDGHYFYHFSPDYVHSSEVRDPPQDQRSLYTDENVRRVSAPDGADSKLSRIGTGDAVVGDEGSMSNSKLSTHKPTVLLSNMITVNADSAGKSYKPEVCRVHYDRVHNPDHCFHIRLEWLTATPKLIDDLINSWARLCKRYGLNLVEVPWVELCTIPLSNPFHTFVDITLAINPWEDPEFKDEQLISQSPYYYHTFLLEKSGFLIDNRASQLLNQSVTDHEVMYSWGKPKFKYAQYIHLTGAYIAEIRENGNLFLAPNNRHLSRVNVDSVTLKVKQSPTFALDAQKIMLAFKGTCLDYEKLRSIFLDAKGVWQSDKSKPL, from the coding sequence ATGAGACGTCGCTCTAACGCTTCTGAATTGAAGCTGTGTTTTAATCATGTTTCCCTTAACGCATCCGCGGACACCAACGACTGTAAAGCGCCGTACATGAACAACGATGAACTTAGTGTTTCCAACACTCAGCCCGAGCGGCGCAACTTTCCTGAAAGCTTGCAAgggtttttgatcaaaagaagcGACCAAAATTCTCAGAGTGCACGAGCATCCAACCGTGCCACTAACTCACTTAAGAACATGCAAATTGATAGCAATACTATTACAATTGGTGGCTCCACTACCCCGAAAAGACCCGGAAAATATCGGCTTCGAATGGACCTAAATGTTCACAATGTTGGTAAAGTTCTACCGAATCAAGATAGCTCGGCGGGCACGGCAATCGCCTCAGGGCACTCAGAGTTAAGCCGGAGCCCTAGCGCTCTACCTCGCCGAGAAACTGctaccaaaaagaagaaggcgttTCGGTTGGAACTGGGGCTTCATGAATTCAGATTCTCAGAGGAACAGGTATTACTAGACTTGTCATGTGTTACTGGGATCAAAGAGGGAGACTTGGCTGAATTAAAGACCTACCAAGGCAAAAATGGTTCAAAAGGCAAGAAGATATATTTCATtgtcaaagcttttgatagggatcttcgaaaaagatATAAGAACGCGCAAATTTCAATCTTGTCAGGACAATTGCAGCATACATTAGGACTACCATCGCGCTCTAAAGTCTGGGTTAAAGTCAAGGATAAAGAGTCTACGCAAGCGGATGTCGTTGAGATCAATGTAAAAGACTGTCTCATTCACAGGGGAGATATGTGGGTATTTTCGTCAGAGATCACCGGTGGTTGTGTGTACTGTGAACAGAAACTGACATTTGTGGACAGCGTCAGAGCAACTGTCAAAGCAATATACCGGGAAGGCAAAAAGGTCTTGTCAGGCTACATTGGCAACCAAACGAAAGTTGTTTTTCGTTCAGAATCTGCACGTCTCATTTTTCTTATTCAGATTACTGATGAAATGTGGCATTTCGAGGAGAATGGTGACATTTACTTTTACAAAGTAGTGAACTCTGTGTTTCCTACCATATTCAAGAAGTGGAAAAATATAGGAACCCATCACACAATAACTATTGTCTTTTCTGCCTCTCTCGACTTCTCAGATGTCGCGTTCAAAGACTTGCCTGAAGGAGAAAGACCAAAAAATACAAAAGATTACTATCGCATTGTTGTGGACCAAGTTAACATAGTTCATTGGACGGAAATTATGAAAACGCTTCGGCGTGAGTTTAAAAATATTGCGAAAGACctgaaaaccttcaaaacagaagaCGGAACGAGTGTCCTTAAAGGGCGTTTCTCACCTGTTATCAAATCTAACATCTTGGAAACCATGTGCCTAGCTGCAACATTTGTCACAAACCCTTTCAGACAGCCAGACCTTAGGCGTACGGTCGCGCATGTCATCATTGTTTCTCCTGGCACAGGTATCTACGATGTTGATTATGACTTACTCAAAGCAACAAGCACGAAAATTCAGTCTCTCGAGCTCTCAATTGACGTTCTGTGTTTAGCCCGGCCACCCCTCCACATCGTACCTCTGTTGAGATTTAGGGACTATGAGAACAAGCTCCGTTACTGCGCACCTTCGTGGATTAATATTTCGTTTTGGAGGCACTCGAGCAACTCTAGCGTATGGTATCCAAGGTGCAAAATGCATGATCTTCAGATGATGGGCTTGACAGAAACTGAAATGAAGGAGCAGGTTGAAATCGATTATATGGATGCGCCGTCTGCTGCAGAATCTGTCATGGCCATGATGAAGAATCACGATGAGGACATATTCAGTTCCCAGGTCTCTACAGATAATGTGCAAGATCGATACTCAGTTTCGTCAGCCCCAAGCAATGGCAAAAAGGCCACTGTCAAGAAGAGTTTTAAAGAAATTTCTGGTAAAGCACCACTAGCCTGGAACCCTCCAAAATCGGCCTCTCCCATGGTCCAATCGACTGCTTCTTTGCAAGTTTTTGGCGACTTGGCACAATCGGCCTCCACTGGACTCTTAGATGATAAGGAGACCAAATCTAGCTTTACCAAATTAGATAAAggttctcaaaaagattcGCGTGCAATTAACACGTTAAAGAATGCCACAAAATCCAGCAACATTGCACAGCGGCTAGTTTCTAAGTTTCTCCCTGAAATTGAgtcaaagaacaaaaaaaccTCCACTAACCTGCCCTATAATTCAAGTGATTCTCAATCACGACACCTGGCATTGGGCAATAGCCCCGATATCGATGACAATGGGGTACATCAGCAATGGCCGGtactgaagaagaacttatCATCTTTCGAGAGACCAGATCGgaaaaaaacaactttCGAtgtctcttctttttgttcacaGTCATTCGTTGGATCGCCAAATCGTTTCACAGACTCCCCAAGGCGGTCGATAGATTCTCCAAGGCCGAAATATGTGGCAAAAGAATTGCCACAGGATATGTCGGCTACACTGTTTAGTTGGTTGGAGATAAAGAATGTATCAAGGCCAATAAGTTCCGAGAGAGCAGGGCACCTAATTGCACCTCAATGGAAAGATGTCTTTCCTAGGTATGTTGCTAAGAAATACAGCAAATGGAGGTCTCTTACTACACCTGCTGAGTtaccgatcacaatctcTTCGTTTCCTGCTAAggaagactttgagaagaatTTCACGTTCACAAACCATTCAGTTATTTCAAACCctgatcaagaagttggaaaTCAAACTGCATTTGATCTCCTGAGAGATATGATCTACGTGAGGCTTCTGGCTGGCTTTCAGATTTGCGTGGGAGATTCTTTAGAAAGGTTAGAGTcctccaaaaacaatgagGGCGATACACGAAGAATTACGAAGATTTTGACAAAACATAACTACATGGAtgtgaaatttttcatgatGCTTGGCGAAGAAATTCACCGGCTCACCTGCACCCTTGATGGCACCATAGATGTTCAAAGACATATAAGAAAAAAACTGAGCGAATCAAGTTTTGGGGTGCCCACGTATTGCCCTGAGATCAAGACACGCTATGAAAATCAGTACCGGGAAATTATGACTGATCCTTTGAAGATGAACAGAGAAAAAGTTAACTGGAATCAGCTCGATCAAATGCTTGCGGGGTATGAAGATTCTATaattgaacaaaacaaaaagcgtttcagatcaaaatttgttATTTTACCAGCAGACGTCCCTGAAAATACCATTTCTTCGACTATAAATGGTAGGTCAGAGACCCTCAGCGCAGAGGAAATTCGGCTTGAGGGTTTTAGGCGGCTTATCTCATCAATTTACCGCGCCCGGTTAAGAAACGCGCAAGACGAAGTCAGTCGCTCTTCTCGTAAAGAAGAAATCGCACCCGAAGTCATATTTTATACGGGATCTCTTTTCACCTTCATTGACGAGCAAGCTGAGATCTTGAGGTCATCAGGTAAGGTAAAACATGATACCATTTTCATCAGAGATGAAGACaagctttccaaaaaagTGAGCTTATCTAAACTAGCCCAGGAAATGCAACATGgcaaaaacagcttgaaTTTGGTTAACCGCAAATGGCACTGGAAAAGGCATAACAACTGCTTCATAGGATCTGAATTCGTTAATTGGCTCATCGAAAACTTCCTGGACATTGATACAAGAGATGAAGCTGTGATTTACGGACAAGATCTCATGTATCAAGGTCTCTTTGTTCATGTTGAAAATAGGCACGGCTTTTTGGATGGCCATTATTTCTACCATTTTAGTCCAGATTATGTGCATAGCTCAGAGGTTCGGGATCCCCCGCAGGATCAGAGATCTCTGTACACTGACGAGAATGTAAGACGCGTATCAGCACCAGATGGTGCTGACAGTAAGCTGTCGCGCATAGGGACTGGGGACGCTGTGGTAGGCGATGAGGGAAGTATGAGCAACAGTAAGCTAAGTACTCACAAGCCCACAGTTCTTCTCAGCAACATGATAACAGTGAATGCGGACTCTGCAGGAAAGTCTTACAAACCCGAAGTCTGTAGGGTTCACTACGACCGCGTGCACAACCCAGACCATTGCTTTCATATAAGGCTCGAATGGCTGACTGCTACTCCCAAGCTCATTGATGATCTGATCAATAGCTGGGCCAGACTTTGTAAGCGGTACGGTCTAAACTTGGTTGAGGTTCCATGGGTTGAACTTTGCACAATTCCTCTTTCCAACCCCTTCCACACTTTTGTTGATATCACTTTGGCTATCAATCCGTGGGAAGACCCTGAATTTAAAGATGAGCAGCTCATATCTCAAAGTCCCTACTACTATCATACATTTCTTTTAGAGAAGAGCGGGTTTTTGATAGACAACAGAGCTTCCCAGCTACTGAATCAAAGCGTTACTGACCATGAAGTGATGTACTCGTGGGGCAAGCCAAAGTTCAAATACGCTCAATACATTCATCTGACAGGGGCTTACATTGCGGAAATACGAGAAAATGGgaatttgtttttggcccCCAATAATAGACACCTTTCCCGAGTGAACGTGGACTCTGTCACTTTGAAAGTTAAACAGTCACCAACATTCGCCTTAGACGCCCAGAAGATAATGCTTGCTTTCAAGGGTACCTGCCTTGACTATGAAAAGTTGAGAAGCATTTTCCTTGATGCCAAGGGCGTGTGGCAGAGCGACAAAAGCAAACCGCTATAA
- the RPN10 gene encoding proteasome regulatory particle base subunit RPN10 (highly similar to uniprot|P38886 Saccharomyces cerevisiae YHR200W RPN10 Non-ATPase base subunit of the 19S regulatory particle of the 26S proteasome), producing MVLEATVLIVDNSEFSRNGDFPRTRFEAQIDAVEFLFQAKRNGNPENSVGLISAAGTNPQVLSTFTSEFGKILAGLHDTTIGGKVRLSTAIQIAALTLKHRQNKVQHQRIIVFVCSPVTDDREELIKLAKRLKKNKIAVDVVNFGETAANTAILEEFVQAVNNPQEESSHIVSVAPGPRLLYEHVAASPVVLEEGAEPGFGGAGASGLGGEDFMDFGVDPSMDPELALALRLSMEEEQARQERLRQGQDGGAKKEESSSG from the coding sequence ATGGTACTGGAAGCTACAGTTTTGATCGTGGATAACTCCGAGTTCTCCAGGAATGGTGACTTCCCAAGAACAAGATTCGAAGCGCAGATCGACGCAGTGGAGTTCCTCTTTCAAGCGAAGAGGAACGGTAACCCCGAGAACTCAGTAGGCCTAATCTCGGCTGCCGGTACAAACCCTCAGGTTCTTTCAACATTCACGTCGGAGTTTGGCAAAATTCTGGCGGGATTGCATGACACGACTATCGGGGGCAAAGTCCGACTGAGTACGGCGATCCAGATCGCGGCACTTACTCTGAAGCATCGACAAAACAAAGTACAGCACCAGCGGATTATCGTGTTTGTGTGCAGCCCTGTGACGGATGACAGGGAAGAGCTCATAAAGCTCGCCAAGAGGCTGAAAAAGAATAAGATCGCAGTGGATGTGGTAAATTTTGGCGAGACCGCTGCCAACACGGCTATTTTGGAAGAGTTTGTGCAGGCCGTGAATAACCCTCAGGAAGAGAGCAGTCACATCGTCTCGGTGGCTCCGGGCCCAAGGCTGCTCTACGAGCACGTCGCTGCTTCTCCCGTTGTTCTAGAGGAGGGTGCAGAGCCAGGTTTTGGCGGAGCCGGAGCTTCAGGCCTTGGCGGTGAGGATTTCATGGACTTTGGAGTTGACCCCTCGATGGACCCAGAATTGGCTTTGGCTTTGCGCCTATcaatggaagaagaacaagctaGGCAGGAGAGGCTTAGACAGGGGCAAGACGGTGGAGCAAAGAAGGAGGAATCATCCAGTGGTTAG
- the MET5 gene encoding sulfite reductase (NADPH) subunit beta (highly similar to uniprot|P47169 Saccharomyces cerevisiae YJR137C ECM17 Sulfite reductase beta subunit involved in amino acid biosynthesis transcription repressed by methionine), with translation MAKLTPAKFLADLSAASESSIYYTTEAKSISSGFSSALGGSDNLPGTQLLKSADPFATVVEGLTKERITTVFTDEATLLSALPHLYSLKGYPVVVNIELALNEYSAAPLLKDLSYVTLISNTSDNLSRHAVAATRIASETLQPVLHFVNLACVGEIAPVKLTPFEVAQEPSEGDAVYETLKKSSYHCSAESPSTLIINLSPYGESFVRELPSNAALIDIQVYRPWNFNEFFEQVPTSVQNIAIIQRTNNPLSPSGFEPILLDFFADFNLLVERGIQQLIVTNIGELKETARALQEVVQNVTSTNPDHALFIGQSASNTAEVEHLQSSIQKVFSLEDAYLKVLKQLFSDNLQILNNYSDSSINASSPEYGYGLFVSQEKKRQELVSIVRKSLDTASFNSSEGVKIVELLSKWLRFNEQPLKEASLEEANKVAVELYDLLERNQDSRNALNILENAKSVESFKFTSSWLIGSDAWSYDLGSSGVHHVLASKKDINVLLIDSEPHEQVKNSTSKLRKKDVGLYAMNFGEAYVASVAVYSSYTQLLTSLIEASKFKGPSIVLAYLPYSSENSSPLEVLKETKSAVESGYWPLYRYDPREDDPEDAFKLESSVIKRQLQQFLERENKLSLLTKKNPDLARNLKQSASGGIEAKQQRRAKAAYEALLEGLSGPPLHIYYASDGGNAANLAKRLATRAAARGLKASALSMDDIDFETFPDEENVIFVTSTAGQGEFPQDGKAFWDTLKASLDIDLASLNFSVFGLGDSLYWPRKEDKHYYNKPSKDLYAKLELLSAKPLVPLGLGDDQDADGYQTGYKEWEVRLWEALGVSGAAVPDEPKPITNEDIKIESNFLRGTIVEGLADDSTGAISASDQQLTKFHGIYMQDDRDIRDTRKAQGLEPYYIFMSRIRLPGGKATPEQWLVLDHLADKTGNGTVKVTTRATFQLHGVVKRNLKHTIRAMNSTLMDTLAACGDVNRNVMLSALPVNAKVHKQVSDISAKISEHLLPQTTAYHEIWLEGADEKDESPNWPSIFENRQEGPIKKKTLVSGNALVDQEPLYGPTYLPRKFKVNVTVPPFNDVDVWSSDVGLIAIVDEKTQVVKGFNLYVGGGMGTTHNNKKTYPRTGSSFGFVKAEDVHIAIEKVMIVQRDNGDRQNRKHARLKYTIDDMGVEVYKQKVEELWGKKFEPEQPYEIKSNIDYFGWVRDETGMNHFTIFIENGRIEDTVDLPQKTGLKKVALHMQKTNSGHFRLTGNQHVVISDIKDENLEDIKLLLKKYKLDNTSFSGLRLSSAACVALPTCGLAMAESERYLPVLIAKLEDALEQYGLRHDSIVMRMTGCPNGCARPWLAEVACVGKAPGTYNLMLGGGYYGQRLNKLYRASIKEEEILGILKPLFKKWSLERGEGEHFGDYLIRTGVIKPTLEGKYFHDDVSEDAL, from the coding sequence ATGGCTAAGTTAACCCCTGCTAAATTTCTGGCAGACCTATCTGCCGCCAGCGAGAGCTCTATTTATTACACAACAGAGGCCAAGTCCATCAGCTCTGGATTCTCCAGTGCCTTGGGTGGTTCAGACAATCTCCCAGGCACGCAGCTATTGAAGTCAGCCGATCCTTTTGCGACTGTCGTGGAAGGCCTAACCAAGGAACGCATCACTACTGTCTTTACTGACGAAGCTACACTCCTCAGCGCACTCCCCCACTTGTATTCGCTGAAAGGCTATCCAGTTGTGGTCAATATTGAACTGGCGCTCAACGAGTACTCTGCGGCTCCTCTTCTCAAAGATCTATCGTACGTGACATTAATCTCTAACACGAGTGATAACCTCTCCAGGCATGCTGTGGCTGCCACTAGGATCGCTTCCGAGACCTTGCAGCCTGTACTTCATTTTGTGAACTTAGCATGTGTCGGAGAGATAGCTCCTGTTAAATTAACCCCATTCGAAGTGGCGCAAGAGCCATCTGAAGGAGACGCCGTATACGAAACACTCAAAAAGTCATCGTATCACTGCAGCGCTGAGTCACCCTCCACTCTAATTATCAACCTCTCACCTTATGGTGAGAGTTTTGTTCGAGAATTGCCCTCGAACGCTGCCTTAATTGACATACAGGTTTACAGACCTTGGAATTTCAACGAGTTTTTCGAGCAGGTGCCTACCTCAGTTCAAAATATTGCAATTATTCAAAGAACCAACAACCCTCTATCACCTAGCGGGTTCGAGCCTATCTTGCTCGATTTCTTTGCAGACTTCAACTTACTAGTTGAAAGAGGTATCCAACAACTGATTGTAACCAATATTGGTGAGTTGAAAGAAACTGCTCGTGCTTTGCAAGAGGTGGTACAGAATGTTACCAGTACAAACCCAGACCACGCTCTCTTCATCGGCCAAAGCGCCTCAAATACTGCCGAGGTTGAGCACCTGCAGTCTTCTATTCAAAAGGTTTTCTCCCTGGAAGATGCGTATCTCAAGGTCCTGAAACAACTTTTCTCGGATAATCTTCAGATTCTGAACAACTACAGCGATTCAAGTATCAACGCTTCAAGCCCAGAATACGGCTATGGTCTTTTTGTgagccaagaaaagaagagacaaGAGCTGGTATCCATTGTCCGCAAATCCTTGGACACAGCTTCTTTTAATAGCTCCGAGGGGGTGAAAATCGTGGAACTGCTTTCTAAGTGGCTGCGCTTCAATGAGCAACCTTTGAAGGAAGCTTCTCTGGAAGAAGCCAACAAAGTTGCTGTTGAATTGTACGACCTCCTAGAGCGGAATCAAGACTCCAGAAATGCCCTAaacattttggaaaatgcGAAATCCGTCGAAAGCTTTAAATTCACGTCATCGTGGCTAATTGGATCCGATGCCTGGTCATATGACTTGGGAAGCTCAGGCGTCCATCACGTATTGGCGTCCAAAAAAGATATAAACGTGTTACTAATCGACTCAGAACCTCATGAGCAGGTCAAAAATTCTACTTCGAAATTGAGAAAAAAGGATGTTGGTCTCTATGCTATGAATTTTGGCGAAGCTTATGTTGCGTCGGTAGCCGTATACTCTTCCTACACGCAGCTGTTGACATCTCTTATAGAGGCTTCTAAATTTAAGGGTCCTTCTATTGTACTGGCATATCTTCCTTATTCATCAGAGAATAGTTCTCCATTggaagttttgaaagagacaAAGAGCGCAGTTGAGTCAGGATATTGGCCTCTTTACAGATACGACCCTAGGGAAGATGACCCAGAGGACGCTTTCAAGTTAGAATCATCTGTCATAAAAAGACAACTCCAACAATTCCTCGAAAGAGAGAACAAGTTAAGCcttttgacaaaaaaaaaccctgACCTCGCTAGGAATTTGAAACAATCCGCGAGTGGTGGAATTGAGGCCAAacaacaaagaagagcgaAGGCTGCATATGAAGCACTGTTGGAAGGGCTATCTGGACCTCCTCTGCACATCTACTACGCTTCGGACGGCGGAAATGCTGCTAATCTCGCTAAGAGACTCGCAACGAGAGCAGCTGCTAGAGGCTTAAAAGCTTCAGCTCTATCAATGGACGATATCGACTTTGAAACTTTCCCAGACGAGGAGAATGTGATATTTGTCACCTCTACCGCTGGCCAAGGTGAATTCCCTCAAGAtggaaaagctttttgggaTACGttaaaagcttctctggaTATCGACTTGGCTTCTCTAAACTTTTCTGTTTTTGGCCTAGGTGACTCTCTCTACTGGCCACGAAAGGAGGACAAGCATTACTATAACAAGCCTTCTAAAGACCTTTATGCCAAGCTTGAATTACTTTCAGCCAAACCTCTGGTTCCTTTGGGCCTAGGCGACGATCAGGACGCTGACGGTTACCAAACTGGCTACAAGGAATGGGAAGTCAGACTTTGGGAGGCATTGGGCGTATCTGGCGCAGCCGTTCCAGATGAACCAAAGCCGATCACTAACGAAGATATCAAAATCGAgtccaacttcttgagagGAACTATTGTGGAGGGGTTGGCTGACGACTCAACTGGCGCGATATCTGCGTCTGATCAACAGCTAACAAAATTCCATGGTATTTACATGCAAGATGATCGTGATATTAGAGATACAAGAAAGGCCCAAGGGTTGGAACCCTACTATATTTTTATGAGCAGAATAAGACTTCCCGGAGGGAAGGCTACTCCTGAACAGTGGCTTGTTCTCGACCATCTCGCAGACAAGACCGGCAATGGCACCGTAAAAGTGACTACAAGGGCAACCTTCCAACTTCATGGTGTAGTTAAGAGAAATTTAAAACACACTATTAGGGCTATGAACTCTACTCTCATGGATACATTGGCTGCATGCGGTGATGTGAATAGAAATGTCATGCTTTCGGCTCTTCCTGTGAATGCCAAGGTTCACAAACAAGTTTCTGATATCTCGGCTAAAATTTCCGAGCATTTGCTACCGCAGACTACTGCGTACCATGAAATCTGGCTGGAAGGTGCTGATgagaaagatgaaagcCCAAATTGGCCTtctatttttgaaaatagaCAGGAAGGTCCAAtaaagaagaaaacgcTCGTTAGTGGGAACGCGCTCGTTGACCAAGAGCCCTTATATGGGCCAACATATCTACCcagaaagttcaaagtcAATGTGACGGTTCCGCCTTTCAATGATGTCGATGTTTGGTCGAGCGACGTGGGACTAATCGCTATCGTTGACGAAAAAACTCAGGTTGTTAAAGGTTTTAACTTATACGTTGGTGGCGGTATGGGTACCACCCAtaacaacaaaaagacatACCCAAGGACTGGATCTTCTTTTGGCTTCGTGAAAGCCGAAGACGTTCACATagccattgaaaaagtgaTGATTGTTCAAAGGGATAACGGTGATCGTCAAAACCGTAAACACGCACGTTTAAAGTATACAATTGATGACATGGGTGTTGAAGTTTACAAACAAAAGGTTGAGGAGCTCTGGGGCAAAAAGTTTGAGCCAGAACAGCCCTATGAGATCAAGTCTAACATTGATTACTTTGGCTGGGTTAGGGATGAGACTGGGATGAACCACTTTACCATCTTTATCGAAAATGGAAGGATCGAGGACACTGTTGATTTGCCTCAAAAGACcggtttgaaaaaggtggCATTACACATGCAAAAGACCAACAGCGGCCACTTCCGTTTAACAGGAAATCAGCACGTTGTTATAAGCGATATTAAGGATGAGAATCTTGAGGATATAAAGCTTTTACTCAAGAAGTACAAGCTCGACAACACTTCATTTAGTGGCTTAAGGCTTTCTTCCGCGGCGTGTGTTGCTCTGCCAACGTGCGGTCTTGCCATGGCAGAGTCCGAGCGTTACCTCCCCGTTTTGATTGCTAAACTCGAAGACGCTTTAGAGCAGTATGGATTGCGCCATGATTCTATCGTGATGAGAATGACAGGGTGTCCTAACGGATGCGCTCGTCCATGGCTAGCTGAGGTTGCTTGCGTTGGTAAAGCCCCAGGAACGTACAACCTAATGCTGGGTGGCGGTTATTATGGGCAAAGACTAAACAAGCTTTACAGAGCCTCtatcaaggaagaagaaatattgggaattttgaaacctttATTCAAGAAATGGTCTCTAGAGAGAGGGGAAGGCGAACACTTTGGAGATTATTTGATTAGAACAGGCGTTATCAAACCCACTCTGGAAGGCAAGTATTTCCACGATGATGTCTCCGAAGATGCTCTGTAG